One stretch of Burkholderia pyrrocinia DNA includes these proteins:
- a CDS encoding efflux transporter outer membrane subunit has product MTHSSPLRRLGAFACAAALLAGCTSARHAPLPAVAMPANWAAPVAAGAPATTRDWWRSFGDPQLDALIDDALRANNDLAVAAIRVYRAQLQAGLVDTNLTPAVSLGANGAVSRTLDTHRTSRSSGINGSLSYEIDLWGRLAALRDAAHWEADATAADLEAARLSLIGTTASLYWQIGYLNRQIALGDANIAYAVRTLAVVRSRHAAGAVSGLDLAQAEQSLSAQRAAQTQLIQQRTEKRHALALLFDRPPQQLAAEPSALPDAPPPEVAAGLPASLLGRRPDLRAAEFRLRESLAQVDATRTSFYPTFTLTGSAGTTSTSLERVLTNPVGTLGLGLALPFIQWNTMQLQIKVSKSQYEEAVVGFRQRLYTALAEVENALSARVQLEREAEQRALSLAQAQRAEQLAAARFAAGATAVQPWLDQQQRLRDAQSADELTRLNRLNNQMTLYRALGGGTS; this is encoded by the coding sequence ATGACGCATTCGTCACCGCTTCGCCGCCTCGGCGCATTCGCATGCGCGGCCGCGCTGCTGGCCGGCTGCACATCCGCGCGCCACGCGCCGCTGCCGGCCGTCGCGATGCCCGCGAACTGGGCCGCGCCGGTCGCGGCCGGCGCGCCGGCCACCACGCGCGACTGGTGGCGCAGCTTCGGCGATCCGCAACTCGACGCGCTGATCGACGACGCGCTGCGCGCCAACAACGACCTCGCGGTCGCGGCGATTCGCGTGTACCGCGCGCAACTGCAGGCCGGGCTCGTCGACACGAACCTGACGCCCGCCGTATCGCTCGGCGCGAACGGCGCCGTGTCGCGCACGCTCGATACGCACCGGACGAGCCGGTCGAGCGGCATCAACGGTTCGCTCAGCTATGAAATCGACCTGTGGGGCCGACTGGCCGCGCTGCGCGATGCCGCGCACTGGGAAGCCGACGCAACTGCCGCCGATCTCGAAGCCGCGCGGCTGTCGCTGATCGGCACGACGGCGTCGCTGTACTGGCAGATCGGTTATCTGAACCGGCAGATCGCGCTCGGCGACGCGAACATCGCGTATGCGGTGCGCACGCTCGCGGTCGTCCGGTCGCGGCATGCGGCCGGCGCCGTGTCGGGGCTCGATCTCGCGCAGGCCGAACAGAGCCTGTCCGCGCAACGCGCCGCGCAGACGCAGCTGATCCAGCAACGCACCGAGAAGCGCCACGCGCTCGCGCTGCTGTTCGACCGGCCGCCGCAGCAGCTCGCGGCCGAACCGTCGGCGCTGCCCGACGCGCCGCCGCCGGAAGTAGCCGCCGGCCTGCCGGCCAGCCTGCTCGGCCGGCGCCCCGACCTGCGCGCGGCGGAATTCCGGCTGCGCGAATCGCTCGCGCAGGTCGACGCGACGCGCACGAGCTTCTACCCGACCTTCACGCTGACCGGCAGCGCCGGCACGACGAGCACGAGCCTCGAGCGCGTGCTGACGAATCCGGTCGGCACGCTCGGGCTCGGCCTTGCACTGCCGTTCATCCAGTGGAACACGATGCAACTGCAGATCAAGGTGTCGAAGTCGCAGTACGAGGAAGCGGTGGTCGGGTTCCGTCAGCGGCTCTACACGGCGCTCGCGGAAGTCGAGAATGCGCTGTCGGCGCGCGTGCAGCTCGAACGCGAGGCCGAACAGCGCGCGCTGTCGCTGGCCCAGGCGCAGCGCGCCGAGCAGCTTGCCGCCGCCCGATTCGCGGCCGGCGCCACCGCCGTGCAGCCGTGGCTCGACCAGCAGCAGCGGCTGCGCGACGCGCAAAGCGCCGACGAGCTGACGCGGCTGAACCGGCTCAACAACCAGATGACGCTGTATCGCGCGCTCGGCGGCGGCACGTCCTGA
- a CDS encoding LysR family transcriptional regulator — protein sequence MTDRLDGVTTFVQVVESGSFALAAERLDMTRSAVGKAVARLEKRLGARLLQRTTRSQSLTDDGQAYYDRCVRALAELEAAEADLDCGRNEARGKLRLSVPLAFGHHYVTPIVLDLARTYPHLRIDVSITDRFVDLVEEGIDLAVRIGTLADSTSLAVRRLGTQYGSLGAAPSYLARYGMPKSLDDLKHHRTIAYSRSGVPQPWDLRAPDGSTVRVDMQHQLSFDDVQAIAAAGASGFGIAWLPSWLLDYYVKRGEMAVVLDRCFVCEGDIHAIWPKTRYLPRKTRCVIDALAQAIPPMIERRDEFTAMK from the coding sequence ATGACCGACAGACTCGACGGCGTGACGACCTTCGTCCAGGTGGTGGAATCGGGCAGCTTCGCGCTCGCCGCGGAGCGGCTCGACATGACGCGCTCGGCCGTCGGCAAGGCGGTCGCGCGGCTCGAGAAGCGGCTCGGCGCACGGCTGTTGCAGCGCACGACGCGCAGCCAGAGCCTGACCGACGACGGCCAGGCGTACTACGACCGCTGCGTGCGCGCGCTCGCGGAACTGGAAGCGGCGGAAGCCGATCTCGACTGCGGCCGCAACGAGGCGCGCGGCAAGCTGCGGCTGAGCGTGCCGCTCGCGTTCGGGCATCACTACGTGACGCCGATCGTGCTCGACCTCGCGCGCACCTATCCGCATCTGCGGATCGACGTGTCGATCACCGACCGCTTCGTCGATCTCGTCGAGGAAGGCATCGATCTCGCGGTGCGGATCGGCACGCTCGCGGACAGCACGAGCCTCGCGGTGCGCCGGCTCGGCACGCAATACGGCAGCCTCGGCGCGGCGCCGTCGTATCTCGCGCGCTACGGAATGCCGAAGTCGCTCGACGATCTGAAGCACCACCGGACCATCGCGTATTCACGCTCGGGCGTGCCGCAGCCGTGGGACCTGCGCGCGCCGGACGGCTCGACGGTGCGCGTCGACATGCAGCACCAGCTGAGTTTCGACGACGTGCAGGCGATCGCGGCGGCCGGCGCATCGGGGTTCGGGATCGCATGGCTGCCGAGCTGGCTGCTCGACTACTACGTGAAGCGCGGCGAAATGGCGGTCGTGCTCGATCGCTGCTTCGTCTGCGAAGGCGACATTCATGCGATCTGGCCGAAGACGCGCTACCTGCCGCGCAAGACGCGCTGCGTGATCGACGCGCTCGCACAGGCGATTCCGCCGATGATCGAGCGCCGGGATGAGTTCACTGCGATGAAATGA
- a CDS encoding MFS transporter, which translates to MTLSDSRRNAVALAAVCLTSLMFGLEISSVPVILPTLEHVLHGDFNGMQWIMNAYTIACTTVLMAAGTLADRFGRKRVYVIGTVLFGATSLLCGLAPNVPVLVAGRLLQGASGGAMLICQIAVLSHQFREGRERSRAFGIWGIVFGIGLGFGPIVGGAIVALASWPWVFLVHAPLAAVALALIGGAVQESRDPHAGTLDVAGIVTLSLAVLGLAFYITQSAELGLTSAAGLGVLGATVLALVGFFVAERASARPMFDFSVFRIRAFTGAIFGSMGMNFSFWPFMIYLPIWFQVALGYDSVTAGLALLAYTLPTLVVPPFGERLALRYGPGVVIPGGLFTIAAGFALMRVGSAAEHASWLTMLPGCVIAGIGLGLTNTPVTNTTTGAVPSSRAGMASGIDMSARMISLALNIATMGFVLVAGIVASLKDGAAGAIGDAALRRLAQEIASGRTDGLQQIAPALAQADPSGAALHAALVHGFGWVMVYGAAGVAVLATASAVAFAPARRRAAVCE; encoded by the coding sequence ATGACGCTATCCGACTCCCGCAGGAATGCGGTCGCGCTCGCGGCCGTCTGTCTCACGTCGCTGATGTTCGGCCTCGAAATCTCGAGCGTGCCGGTGATCCTGCCGACGCTCGAACACGTGCTGCATGGCGATTTCAACGGCATGCAGTGGATCATGAACGCGTACACGATCGCGTGTACGACGGTGCTGATGGCGGCCGGCACGCTCGCGGACCGGTTCGGCCGCAAGCGCGTGTACGTGATCGGCACCGTGCTGTTCGGCGCGACGTCGCTGCTGTGCGGGCTCGCGCCGAACGTGCCGGTGCTCGTCGCGGGCCGGCTGCTGCAGGGTGCGAGCGGCGGCGCGATGCTGATCTGCCAGATCGCCGTGCTGTCGCATCAGTTCCGCGAGGGCCGCGAGCGCAGCCGTGCGTTCGGGATCTGGGGGATCGTGTTCGGCATCGGGCTCGGCTTCGGGCCGATCGTCGGCGGCGCGATCGTCGCGCTGGCGAGTTGGCCGTGGGTGTTCCTCGTCCATGCGCCGCTCGCGGCCGTCGCGCTCGCGCTGATCGGCGGGGCAGTGCAGGAGTCGCGCGATCCGCATGCGGGCACGCTCGACGTCGCGGGCATCGTCACGCTGTCGCTCGCGGTGCTCGGCCTCGCGTTCTACATCACGCAGAGCGCGGAGCTCGGGCTCACGAGCGCCGCCGGCCTCGGCGTGCTCGGCGCGACCGTGCTGGCGCTCGTGGGTTTCTTCGTCGCGGAACGCGCCAGCGCGCGGCCGATGTTCGATTTCTCCGTGTTCCGGATTCGCGCGTTCACCGGCGCGATCTTCGGTTCGATGGGGATGAACTTCAGCTTCTGGCCGTTCATGATCTACCTGCCGATCTGGTTCCAGGTCGCGCTCGGCTACGACAGCGTGACGGCCGGCCTCGCGCTGCTCGCATACACGCTGCCGACGCTGGTCGTGCCGCCGTTCGGCGAACGGCTCGCGCTGCGCTACGGGCCGGGCGTCGTGATCCCGGGCGGCCTGTTCACGATCGCGGCCGGCTTCGCGCTGATGCGGGTCGGCAGCGCGGCCGAACACGCGAGCTGGCTCACGATGCTGCCCGGCTGCGTGATCGCCGGCATCGGGCTCGGGCTCACGAACACGCCGGTCACCAACACGACGACGGGCGCGGTGCCGAGTTCGCGGGCCGGGATGGCATCGGGCATCGACATGAGCGCGCGGATGATCTCGCTCGCGCTGAACATCGCGACGATGGGCTTCGTGCTGGTCGCGGGGATCGTCGCGAGCCTGAAGGACGGTGCTGCGGGCGCGATCGGCGATGCGGCGCTGCGCCGGCTCGCACAGGAGATCGCGTCGGGCCGCACCGACGGGCTGCAGCAGATCGCACCGGCGCTCGCGCAGGCCGACCCGAGCGGCGCGGCGCTGCACGCGGCGCTCGTGCACGGGTTCGGCTGGGTGATGGTATACGGCGCGGCGGGCGTGGCCGTGCTCGCGACCGCGAGCGCGGTGGCGTTCGCGCCGGCGCGGCGCAGGGCGGCCGTGTGCGAGTGA